In the genome of Ctenopharyngodon idella isolate HZGC_01 chromosome 19, HZGC01, whole genome shotgun sequence, one region contains:
- the asns gene encoding asparagine synthetase [glutamine-hydrolyzing], whose translation MCGIWAVFGSDECLAIQCTNAMKIAHRGPDAFRFENVNGFINCCFGFHRLAIVDQLYGMQPLRVKKFPYLWLCYNGEIYNHIKMKNQFEFEYQTKVDGEILLHLYDRFGIEKMASLLDGVFAFILLDTANRKVFLGRDTYGVRPLFRMLTDDGFLAVCSEAKGLTDISHSMSSPAKITPFPPGHFEVFNLKLSGKVESVQMDRFHCCTDEPKHASYNNLEGLGTGFELETVKKNIRILFENAVKKRLMAHRRIGCLLSGGLDSSLVAATLVKLAKEEQLPYPIQTFSIGAEDSPDVAAARKVAEYIGTEHHEVSFTPEEGIRVLEEVIVHLESYDITTIRASVGMYLISKYIREKTDSVVIFSGEGSDELTQGYIYFHKAPTAEAGAEDSVRLLKELYLFDVLRADRTTAAHGLELRVPFLDHRFTAYYLSLPVEMRVPKDGVEKYLLREAFKGMKLIPEEILWRRKEAFSDGLSSMKKSWYTSLQEHIESEVNDSQLEKAAKLYPFNPPKTKEGFFMRQIFEKNFPGRHEWTPHYWMPRWIKATDPSARTLSIYKPDKDE comes from the exons ATGTGTGGTATATGGGCCGTGTTTGGTAGCGATGAGTGCCTTGCAATTCAGTGCACTAATGCCATGAAGATCGCTCATCGTGGTCCAGATGCTTTCCGCTTTGAGAATGTCAATGGTTTCATCAACTGCTGCTTTGGGTTTCACCGCCTCGCTATAGTGGACCAACTGTATGGCATGCAGCCTCTGCGAGTAAAGAAATTCCCCTACCTGTGGCTATGTTACAATGGCGAGATCTACAACCACATCAAG ATGAAGAATCAATTTGAATTTGAGTATCAGACTAAAGTCGATGGAGAGATCCTTCTCCACCTGTACGATCGTTTTGGAATCGAGAAGATGGCCTCCCTGCTAGATGGTGTATTCGCCTTCATCTTGTTGGACACTGCTAACAGAAAGGTTTTCTTAGGCAGGGACACCTATGGCGTGAGACCTCTGTTCAGAATGCTCACTGACGATGGCTTTCTTGCTGTCTGTTCTGAGGCCAAAG GTTTGACCGATATCTCACACTCCATGTCTTCTCCTGCAAAGATCACTCCCTTCCCACCAGGGCACTTTGAGGTGTTTAACTTGAAGCTCAGTGGAAAAGTAGAGTCTGTTCAGATGGATCGCTTCCACTGCTGCACAGATGAACCCAAACACGCCTCCTATAACAACCTTGAGGGTCTTGGCACAG gcTTTGAATTGGAGACCGTCAAGAAAAACATTAGGATCCTGTTTGAAAATGCAGTAAAGAAACGCTTGATGGCTCACAGAAGAATTGGTTGCCTCCTCTCAG GTGGTCTTGATTCAAGTCTGGTTGCTGCGACACTTGTGAAACTGGCCAAAGAAGAGCAGCTTCCATATCCCATTCAGACCTTTTCCATTGGTGCAGAAGACAGCCCAGATGTCGCCGCTGCTCGCAAG GTGGCAGAATACATTGGTACTGAACATCATGAGGTGAGCTTCACACCTGAGGAGGGCATCCGTGTGCTGGAGGAAGTCATCGTTCACTTGGAGAGTTATGACATCACCACTATACGTGCCTCCGTTG GTATGTATCTGATATCTAAGTACATCCGAGAGAAGACAGACAGCGTTGTGATTTTCTCAGGTGAAGGTTCGGATGAGTTGACACAAGGATACATCTACTTTCATAAG GCTCCAACAGCTGAAGCTGGAGCAGAGGACAGTGTGCGTCTGCTGAAAGAGCTTTACCTGTTTGATGTGCTGAGAGCTGACAGAACCACAGCTGCACATGG ACTGGAGTTGAGAGTGCCTTTCCTGGACCATAGGTTCACCGCATACTACCTCTCTCTGCCTGTAGAGATGAGAGTACCTAAG GATGGTGTGGAGAAGTATCTCTTGAGGGAAGCGTTTAAAGGGATGAAACTAATTCCAGAGGAGATTCTCTGGAGAAGGAAAGAGGCCTTCAGTGATGGTTTGTCATCCATGAAGAAGTCCTGGTACACTAGCCTGCAGGAGCACATTGAGTCTGAG GTGAATGACTCTCAGTTGGAGAAGGCTGCTAAGCTGTACCCTTTCAACCCCCCCAAAACCAAAGAGGGTTTCTTCATGAGGCAGATCTTTGAGAAGAATTTCCCCGGCCGCCACGAGTGGACGCCACATTACTGGATGCCTCGCTGGATCAAGGCCACAGACCCCTCGGCCAGAACCCTGTCCATCTATAAGCCTGATAAAGACGAGTAA